One Tubulanus polymorphus chromosome 5, tnTubPoly1.2, whole genome shotgun sequence DNA segment encodes these proteins:
- the LOC141905089 gene encoding SLAIN motif-containing protein 2-like isoform X1 yields the protein MDGYDATLDPESEVKKLQELVKKLERQNEILRNKQTDNNVNNTTTRQQQQDLSILSDFENQNTSLDIIDKQIIKPKYTLNNDCKNVKQDTTTDSTSLESVDLIDVDCSFQNEDDEENWLYKSPKGLSPSQKSQTPYKWLREEFEHPSPEIETCRRSLVYKLEEVTRGRVSRSSSSHTLASLSSPVSAPYNTLGDSTNTPKTNGVPIIKQPLVAGLGLRNADVTICVNGETIYGAGDTDVDLSPDSIWSDIGTRVDTGTFTRSKKSRPRISDYNYPANNVDSVSPSDNGSDSGDKKPETTILDVQTLAKMQEESLRQSFSPMVGSRKSSRSKLGGGGFYLSSQNDDAQSSHSSNRSSPCRFDSDVHYVPQHRKNSINSRTSSNNSLNSGSNESSPSESPYSSNQYLTEPPSIVTPRRSLPNLKSSGLRPNYSDSKLSHMRRATSPAQNLTRPLGQTGRRSPASSINGRLSPSGQTTPARGLRQPSTSPSTTARRPGIPSPKKVGIPRPSGMTTPTKRGIPVARSSFSGASSPRTRSVSPNQRSGNPTASMSSLPVTTYRKDLSFHDDSWKEGCF from the exons ATGGATGGATACGATGCTACACTTGATCCAGAATCTGAGGTGAAAAAACTACAGGAGTTAGTGAAAAAACTAGAACGCCAGAACGAAATCCTGCGGAATAAACAaactgataataatgtcaaCAATACGACGACcagacagcagcagcaggatCTGTCAATTCTGTCAGATTTCGAAAATCAGAACACCTCGTTGGATATCATCGACAAACAGATAATTAAACCGAAATATACGTTAAATAACGATTGTAAAAATGTGAAGCAGGATACGACGACCGACTCGACGTCGTTAGAATCGGTGGATTTGATCGATGTCGATTGCAGTTTTCAGAATGAAGATGATGAGGAAAATTG GTTGTATAAGTCACCAAAAGGACTGAGTCCATCGCAGAAATCGCAGACTCCGTACAAGTGGTTGCGGGAAGAATTCGAACATCCTAGTCCGGAGATCGAGACATGTCGCCGGTCGCTGGTGTATAAACTAGAAGAGGTTACACGTGGAAGAG TTTCACGGAGTTCAAGCAGTCATACGTTAGCGAGTTTGTCTTCACCGGTCAGCGCTCCGTATAATACACTCGGGGACAGTACCAATAcaccaaaaacaaatggaGTACCCATTATTAAGCAACCATTAGTTGCTGGATTAG GCCTAAGAAATG CTGATGTAACGATATGCGTAAATGGAGAGACAATTT ATGGCGCTGGTGATACCGATGTCGACCTATCGCCAGATAGCATCTGGTCTGATATAG GTACCAGAGTAGATACGGGAACTTTTACTCGTTCGAAGAAAAGCCGGCCGCGTATATCGGACTATAACTACCCGGCGAATAACGTCGACTCGGTTTCTCCGTCTGATAACGGAAGCGATTCCGGCGACAAAAAACCGGAGACGACAATACTGGACGTGCAAACGCTCGCTAAAATGCAAGAAGAAA GTTTACGGCAAAGTTTTTCACCTATGGTCGGATCGAGAAAAT CTTCGCGATCGAAACTCGGTGGTGGAGGGTTCTATTTATCGAGTCAGAATGACGACGCGCAGTCCTCTCATAGCTCTAATCGTTCTAGTCCATGTAGGTTTGATT CCGATGTACACTACGTGCCTCAACACAGGAAGAATAGCATTAACAGCCGAACATCATCAAACAATTCGCTGAACAGTGGAAGCAATGAGAGTAGTCCGTCTGAGAGTCCGTACAGTAGTAATCAGTATTTAACGGAACCGCCTTCTATAG TTACTCCTCGTAGGAGTCTCCCGAACTTGAAATCCAGCGGATTGCGACCAAATTATAGTGACTCTAAACTATCGCATATGCGTCGAGCCACGTCTCCCGCGCAAAATCTTACACGACCCCTCGGCCAGACCGGTCGCAGGTCACCGGCTTCATCAATCAACGGACGCCTGTCGCCATCGGGGCAGACGACCCCGGCCCGCGGGCTTCGTCAGCCGAGCACGTCACCCTCGACTACAGCACGACGTCCAGGAATTCCCAGTCCAAAGAAAGTCGGAATTCCGCGTCCGTCTGGAATGACCACACCGACCAAACGAGGGATACCCGTCGCTCGAAG CAGTTTTTCTGGTGCGTCTAGTCCACGAACGCGGAGTGTATCGCCTAATCAACGTTCCGGAAATCCAACCGCTAGCAT GTCAAGTCTCCCGGTGACGACTTACCGAAAGGACTTGTCGTTTCATGATGACAGTTGGAAAGAAGGATGTTTTTAA
- the LOC141905089 gene encoding SLAIN motif-containing protein 2-like isoform X2 yields MDGYDATLDPESEVKKLQELVKKLERQNEILRNKQTDNNVNNTTTRQQQQDLSILSDFENQNTSLDIIDKQIIKPKYTLNNDCKNVKQDTTTDSTSLESVDLIDVDCSFQNEDDEENWLYKSPKGLSPSQKSQTPYKWLREEFEHPSPEIETCRRSLVYKLEEVTRGRVSRSSSSHTLASLSSPVSAPYNTLGDSTNTPKTNGVPIIKQPLVAGLADVTICVNGETIYGAGDTDVDLSPDSIWSDIGTRVDTGTFTRSKKSRPRISDYNYPANNVDSVSPSDNGSDSGDKKPETTILDVQTLAKMQEESLRQSFSPMVGSRKSSRSKLGGGGFYLSSQNDDAQSSHSSNRSSPCRFDSDVHYVPQHRKNSINSRTSSNNSLNSGSNESSPSESPYSSNQYLTEPPSIVTPRRSLPNLKSSGLRPNYSDSKLSHMRRATSPAQNLTRPLGQTGRRSPASSINGRLSPSGQTTPARGLRQPSTSPSTTARRPGIPSPKKVGIPRPSGMTTPTKRGIPVARSSFSGASSPRTRSVSPNQRSGNPTASMSSLPVTTYRKDLSFHDDSWKEGCF; encoded by the exons ATGGATGGATACGATGCTACACTTGATCCAGAATCTGAGGTGAAAAAACTACAGGAGTTAGTGAAAAAACTAGAACGCCAGAACGAAATCCTGCGGAATAAACAaactgataataatgtcaaCAATACGACGACcagacagcagcagcaggatCTGTCAATTCTGTCAGATTTCGAAAATCAGAACACCTCGTTGGATATCATCGACAAACAGATAATTAAACCGAAATATACGTTAAATAACGATTGTAAAAATGTGAAGCAGGATACGACGACCGACTCGACGTCGTTAGAATCGGTGGATTTGATCGATGTCGATTGCAGTTTTCAGAATGAAGATGATGAGGAAAATTG GTTGTATAAGTCACCAAAAGGACTGAGTCCATCGCAGAAATCGCAGACTCCGTACAAGTGGTTGCGGGAAGAATTCGAACATCCTAGTCCGGAGATCGAGACATGTCGCCGGTCGCTGGTGTATAAACTAGAAGAGGTTACACGTGGAAGAG TTTCACGGAGTTCAAGCAGTCATACGTTAGCGAGTTTGTCTTCACCGGTCAGCGCTCCGTATAATACACTCGGGGACAGTACCAATAcaccaaaaacaaatggaGTACCCATTATTAAGCAACCATTAGTTGCTGGATTAG CTGATGTAACGATATGCGTAAATGGAGAGACAATTT ATGGCGCTGGTGATACCGATGTCGACCTATCGCCAGATAGCATCTGGTCTGATATAG GTACCAGAGTAGATACGGGAACTTTTACTCGTTCGAAGAAAAGCCGGCCGCGTATATCGGACTATAACTACCCGGCGAATAACGTCGACTCGGTTTCTCCGTCTGATAACGGAAGCGATTCCGGCGACAAAAAACCGGAGACGACAATACTGGACGTGCAAACGCTCGCTAAAATGCAAGAAGAAA GTTTACGGCAAAGTTTTTCACCTATGGTCGGATCGAGAAAAT CTTCGCGATCGAAACTCGGTGGTGGAGGGTTCTATTTATCGAGTCAGAATGACGACGCGCAGTCCTCTCATAGCTCTAATCGTTCTAGTCCATGTAGGTTTGATT CCGATGTACACTACGTGCCTCAACACAGGAAGAATAGCATTAACAGCCGAACATCATCAAACAATTCGCTGAACAGTGGAAGCAATGAGAGTAGTCCGTCTGAGAGTCCGTACAGTAGTAATCAGTATTTAACGGAACCGCCTTCTATAG TTACTCCTCGTAGGAGTCTCCCGAACTTGAAATCCAGCGGATTGCGACCAAATTATAGTGACTCTAAACTATCGCATATGCGTCGAGCCACGTCTCCCGCGCAAAATCTTACACGACCCCTCGGCCAGACCGGTCGCAGGTCACCGGCTTCATCAATCAACGGACGCCTGTCGCCATCGGGGCAGACGACCCCGGCCCGCGGGCTTCGTCAGCCGAGCACGTCACCCTCGACTACAGCACGACGTCCAGGAATTCCCAGTCCAAAGAAAGTCGGAATTCCGCGTCCGTCTGGAATGACCACACCGACCAAACGAGGGATACCCGTCGCTCGAAG CAGTTTTTCTGGTGCGTCTAGTCCACGAACGCGGAGTGTATCGCCTAATCAACGTTCCGGAAATCCAACCGCTAGCAT GTCAAGTCTCCCGGTGACGACTTACCGAAAGGACTTGTCGTTTCATGATGACAGTTGGAAAGAAGGATGTTTTTAA
- the LOC141905089 gene encoding SLAIN motif-containing protein 2-like isoform X7 — translation MDGYDATLDPESEVKKLQELVKKLERQNEILRNKQTDNNVNNTTTRQQQQDLSILSDFENQNTSLDIIDKQIIKPKYTLNNDCKNVKQDTTTDSTSLESVDLIDVDCSFQNEDDEENWLYKSPKGLSPSQKSQTPYKWLREEFEHPSPEIETCRRSLVYKLEEVTRGRVSRSSSSHTLASLSSPVSAPYNTLGDSTNTPKTNGVPIIKQPLVAGLGLRNADVTICVNGETIYGAGDTDVDLSPDSIWSDIGTRVDTGTFTRSKKSRPRISDYNYPANNVDSVSPSDNGSDSGDKKPETTILDVQTLAKMQEESLRQSFSPMVGSRKSDVHYVPQHRKNSINSRTSSNNSLNSGSNESSPSESPYSSNQYLTEPPSIVTPRRSLPNLKSSGLRPNYSDSKLSHMRRATSPAQNLTRPLGQTGRRSPASSINGRLSPSGQTTPARGLRQPSTSPSTTARRPGIPSPKKVGIPRPSGMTTPTKRGIPVARSSFSGASSPRTRSVSPNQRSGNPTASMSSLPVTTYRKDLSFHDDSWKEGCF, via the exons ATGGATGGATACGATGCTACACTTGATCCAGAATCTGAGGTGAAAAAACTACAGGAGTTAGTGAAAAAACTAGAACGCCAGAACGAAATCCTGCGGAATAAACAaactgataataatgtcaaCAATACGACGACcagacagcagcagcaggatCTGTCAATTCTGTCAGATTTCGAAAATCAGAACACCTCGTTGGATATCATCGACAAACAGATAATTAAACCGAAATATACGTTAAATAACGATTGTAAAAATGTGAAGCAGGATACGACGACCGACTCGACGTCGTTAGAATCGGTGGATTTGATCGATGTCGATTGCAGTTTTCAGAATGAAGATGATGAGGAAAATTG GTTGTATAAGTCACCAAAAGGACTGAGTCCATCGCAGAAATCGCAGACTCCGTACAAGTGGTTGCGGGAAGAATTCGAACATCCTAGTCCGGAGATCGAGACATGTCGCCGGTCGCTGGTGTATAAACTAGAAGAGGTTACACGTGGAAGAG TTTCACGGAGTTCAAGCAGTCATACGTTAGCGAGTTTGTCTTCACCGGTCAGCGCTCCGTATAATACACTCGGGGACAGTACCAATAcaccaaaaacaaatggaGTACCCATTATTAAGCAACCATTAGTTGCTGGATTAG GCCTAAGAAATG CTGATGTAACGATATGCGTAAATGGAGAGACAATTT ATGGCGCTGGTGATACCGATGTCGACCTATCGCCAGATAGCATCTGGTCTGATATAG GTACCAGAGTAGATACGGGAACTTTTACTCGTTCGAAGAAAAGCCGGCCGCGTATATCGGACTATAACTACCCGGCGAATAACGTCGACTCGGTTTCTCCGTCTGATAACGGAAGCGATTCCGGCGACAAAAAACCGGAGACGACAATACTGGACGTGCAAACGCTCGCTAAAATGCAAGAAGAAA GTTTACGGCAAAGTTTTTCACCTATGGTCGGATCGAGAAAAT CCGATGTACACTACGTGCCTCAACACAGGAAGAATAGCATTAACAGCCGAACATCATCAAACAATTCGCTGAACAGTGGAAGCAATGAGAGTAGTCCGTCTGAGAGTCCGTACAGTAGTAATCAGTATTTAACGGAACCGCCTTCTATAG TTACTCCTCGTAGGAGTCTCCCGAACTTGAAATCCAGCGGATTGCGACCAAATTATAGTGACTCTAAACTATCGCATATGCGTCGAGCCACGTCTCCCGCGCAAAATCTTACACGACCCCTCGGCCAGACCGGTCGCAGGTCACCGGCTTCATCAATCAACGGACGCCTGTCGCCATCGGGGCAGACGACCCCGGCCCGCGGGCTTCGTCAGCCGAGCACGTCACCCTCGACTACAGCACGACGTCCAGGAATTCCCAGTCCAAAGAAAGTCGGAATTCCGCGTCCGTCTGGAATGACCACACCGACCAAACGAGGGATACCCGTCGCTCGAAG CAGTTTTTCTGGTGCGTCTAGTCCACGAACGCGGAGTGTATCGCCTAATCAACGTTCCGGAAATCCAACCGCTAGCAT GTCAAGTCTCCCGGTGACGACTTACCGAAAGGACTTGTCGTTTCATGATGACAGTTGGAAAGAAGGATGTTTTTAA
- the LOC141905089 gene encoding SLAIN motif-containing protein 2-like isoform X4 produces the protein MDGYDATLDPESEVKKLQELVKKLERQNEILRNKQTDNNVNNTTTRQQQQDLSILSDFENQNTSLDIIDKQIIKPKYTLNNDCKNVKQDTTTDSTSLESVDLIDVDCSFQNEDDEENWLYKSPKGLSPSQKSQTPYKWLREEFEHPSPEIETCRRSLVYKLEEVTRGRVSRSSSSHTLASLSSPVSAPYNTLGDSTNTPKTNGVPIIKQPLVAGLDGAGDTDVDLSPDSIWSDIGTRVDTGTFTRSKKSRPRISDYNYPANNVDSVSPSDNGSDSGDKKPETTILDVQTLAKMQEESLRQSFSPMVGSRKSSRSKLGGGGFYLSSQNDDAQSSHSSNRSSPCRFDSDVHYVPQHRKNSINSRTSSNNSLNSGSNESSPSESPYSSNQYLTEPPSIVTPRRSLPNLKSSGLRPNYSDSKLSHMRRATSPAQNLTRPLGQTGRRSPASSINGRLSPSGQTTPARGLRQPSTSPSTTARRPGIPSPKKVGIPRPSGMTTPTKRGIPVARSSFSGASSPRTRSVSPNQRSGNPTASMSSLPVTTYRKDLSFHDDSWKEGCF, from the exons ATGGATGGATACGATGCTACACTTGATCCAGAATCTGAGGTGAAAAAACTACAGGAGTTAGTGAAAAAACTAGAACGCCAGAACGAAATCCTGCGGAATAAACAaactgataataatgtcaaCAATACGACGACcagacagcagcagcaggatCTGTCAATTCTGTCAGATTTCGAAAATCAGAACACCTCGTTGGATATCATCGACAAACAGATAATTAAACCGAAATATACGTTAAATAACGATTGTAAAAATGTGAAGCAGGATACGACGACCGACTCGACGTCGTTAGAATCGGTGGATTTGATCGATGTCGATTGCAGTTTTCAGAATGAAGATGATGAGGAAAATTG GTTGTATAAGTCACCAAAAGGACTGAGTCCATCGCAGAAATCGCAGACTCCGTACAAGTGGTTGCGGGAAGAATTCGAACATCCTAGTCCGGAGATCGAGACATGTCGCCGGTCGCTGGTGTATAAACTAGAAGAGGTTACACGTGGAAGAG TTTCACGGAGTTCAAGCAGTCATACGTTAGCGAGTTTGTCTTCACCGGTCAGCGCTCCGTATAATACACTCGGGGACAGTACCAATAcaccaaaaacaaatggaGTACCCATTATTAAGCAACCATTAGTTGCTGGATTAG ATGGCGCTGGTGATACCGATGTCGACCTATCGCCAGATAGCATCTGGTCTGATATAG GTACCAGAGTAGATACGGGAACTTTTACTCGTTCGAAGAAAAGCCGGCCGCGTATATCGGACTATAACTACCCGGCGAATAACGTCGACTCGGTTTCTCCGTCTGATAACGGAAGCGATTCCGGCGACAAAAAACCGGAGACGACAATACTGGACGTGCAAACGCTCGCTAAAATGCAAGAAGAAA GTTTACGGCAAAGTTTTTCACCTATGGTCGGATCGAGAAAAT CTTCGCGATCGAAACTCGGTGGTGGAGGGTTCTATTTATCGAGTCAGAATGACGACGCGCAGTCCTCTCATAGCTCTAATCGTTCTAGTCCATGTAGGTTTGATT CCGATGTACACTACGTGCCTCAACACAGGAAGAATAGCATTAACAGCCGAACATCATCAAACAATTCGCTGAACAGTGGAAGCAATGAGAGTAGTCCGTCTGAGAGTCCGTACAGTAGTAATCAGTATTTAACGGAACCGCCTTCTATAG TTACTCCTCGTAGGAGTCTCCCGAACTTGAAATCCAGCGGATTGCGACCAAATTATAGTGACTCTAAACTATCGCATATGCGTCGAGCCACGTCTCCCGCGCAAAATCTTACACGACCCCTCGGCCAGACCGGTCGCAGGTCACCGGCTTCATCAATCAACGGACGCCTGTCGCCATCGGGGCAGACGACCCCGGCCCGCGGGCTTCGTCAGCCGAGCACGTCACCCTCGACTACAGCACGACGTCCAGGAATTCCCAGTCCAAAGAAAGTCGGAATTCCGCGTCCGTCTGGAATGACCACACCGACCAAACGAGGGATACCCGTCGCTCGAAG CAGTTTTTCTGGTGCGTCTAGTCCACGAACGCGGAGTGTATCGCCTAATCAACGTTCCGGAAATCCAACCGCTAGCAT GTCAAGTCTCCCGGTGACGACTTACCGAAAGGACTTGTCGTTTCATGATGACAGTTGGAAAGAAGGATGTTTTTAA
- the LOC141905089 gene encoding SLAIN motif-containing protein 2-like isoform X5: MDGYDATLDPESEVKKLQELVKKLERQNEILRNKQTDNNVNNTTTRQQQQDLSILSDFENQNTSLDIIDKQIIKPKYTLNNDCKNVKQDTTTDSTSLESVDLIDVDCSFQNEDDEENWLYKSPKGLSPSQKSQTPYKWLREEFEHPSPEIETCRRSLVYKLEEVTRGRVSRSSSSHTLASLSSPVSAPYNTLGDSTNTPKTNGVPIIKQPLVAGLGLRNADVTICVNGETICTRVDTGTFTRSKKSRPRISDYNYPANNVDSVSPSDNGSDSGDKKPETTILDVQTLAKMQEESLRQSFSPMVGSRKSSRSKLGGGGFYLSSQNDDAQSSHSSNRSSPCRFDSDVHYVPQHRKNSINSRTSSNNSLNSGSNESSPSESPYSSNQYLTEPPSIVTPRRSLPNLKSSGLRPNYSDSKLSHMRRATSPAQNLTRPLGQTGRRSPASSINGRLSPSGQTTPARGLRQPSTSPSTTARRPGIPSPKKVGIPRPSGMTTPTKRGIPVARSSFSGASSPRTRSVSPNQRSGNPTASMSSLPVTTYRKDLSFHDDSWKEGCF, from the exons ATGGATGGATACGATGCTACACTTGATCCAGAATCTGAGGTGAAAAAACTACAGGAGTTAGTGAAAAAACTAGAACGCCAGAACGAAATCCTGCGGAATAAACAaactgataataatgtcaaCAATACGACGACcagacagcagcagcaggatCTGTCAATTCTGTCAGATTTCGAAAATCAGAACACCTCGTTGGATATCATCGACAAACAGATAATTAAACCGAAATATACGTTAAATAACGATTGTAAAAATGTGAAGCAGGATACGACGACCGACTCGACGTCGTTAGAATCGGTGGATTTGATCGATGTCGATTGCAGTTTTCAGAATGAAGATGATGAGGAAAATTG GTTGTATAAGTCACCAAAAGGACTGAGTCCATCGCAGAAATCGCAGACTCCGTACAAGTGGTTGCGGGAAGAATTCGAACATCCTAGTCCGGAGATCGAGACATGTCGCCGGTCGCTGGTGTATAAACTAGAAGAGGTTACACGTGGAAGAG TTTCACGGAGTTCAAGCAGTCATACGTTAGCGAGTTTGTCTTCACCGGTCAGCGCTCCGTATAATACACTCGGGGACAGTACCAATAcaccaaaaacaaatggaGTACCCATTATTAAGCAACCATTAGTTGCTGGATTAG GCCTAAGAAATG CTGATGTAACGATATGCGTAAATGGAGAGACAATTT GTACCAGAGTAGATACGGGAACTTTTACTCGTTCGAAGAAAAGCCGGCCGCGTATATCGGACTATAACTACCCGGCGAATAACGTCGACTCGGTTTCTCCGTCTGATAACGGAAGCGATTCCGGCGACAAAAAACCGGAGACGACAATACTGGACGTGCAAACGCTCGCTAAAATGCAAGAAGAAA GTTTACGGCAAAGTTTTTCACCTATGGTCGGATCGAGAAAAT CTTCGCGATCGAAACTCGGTGGTGGAGGGTTCTATTTATCGAGTCAGAATGACGACGCGCAGTCCTCTCATAGCTCTAATCGTTCTAGTCCATGTAGGTTTGATT CCGATGTACACTACGTGCCTCAACACAGGAAGAATAGCATTAACAGCCGAACATCATCAAACAATTCGCTGAACAGTGGAAGCAATGAGAGTAGTCCGTCTGAGAGTCCGTACAGTAGTAATCAGTATTTAACGGAACCGCCTTCTATAG TTACTCCTCGTAGGAGTCTCCCGAACTTGAAATCCAGCGGATTGCGACCAAATTATAGTGACTCTAAACTATCGCATATGCGTCGAGCCACGTCTCCCGCGCAAAATCTTACACGACCCCTCGGCCAGACCGGTCGCAGGTCACCGGCTTCATCAATCAACGGACGCCTGTCGCCATCGGGGCAGACGACCCCGGCCCGCGGGCTTCGTCAGCCGAGCACGTCACCCTCGACTACAGCACGACGTCCAGGAATTCCCAGTCCAAAGAAAGTCGGAATTCCGCGTCCGTCTGGAATGACCACACCGACCAAACGAGGGATACCCGTCGCTCGAAG CAGTTTTTCTGGTGCGTCTAGTCCACGAACGCGGAGTGTATCGCCTAATCAACGTTCCGGAAATCCAACCGCTAGCAT GTCAAGTCTCCCGGTGACGACTTACCGAAAGGACTTGTCGTTTCATGATGACAGTTGGAAAGAAGGATGTTTTTAA
- the LOC141905089 gene encoding SLAIN motif-containing protein 2-like isoform X3, translating into MDGYDATLDPESEVKKLQELVKKLERQNEILRNKQTDNNVNNTTTRQQQQDLSILSDFENQNTSLDIIDKQIIKPKYTLNNDCKNVKQDTTTDSTSLESVDLIDVDCSFQNEDDEENWLYKSPKGLSPSQKSQTPYKWLREEFEHPSPEIETCRRSLVYKLEEVTRGRVSRSSSSHTLASLSSPVSAPYNTLGDSTNTPKTNGVPIIKQPLVAGLGLRNDGAGDTDVDLSPDSIWSDIGTRVDTGTFTRSKKSRPRISDYNYPANNVDSVSPSDNGSDSGDKKPETTILDVQTLAKMQEESLRQSFSPMVGSRKSSRSKLGGGGFYLSSQNDDAQSSHSSNRSSPCRFDSDVHYVPQHRKNSINSRTSSNNSLNSGSNESSPSESPYSSNQYLTEPPSIVTPRRSLPNLKSSGLRPNYSDSKLSHMRRATSPAQNLTRPLGQTGRRSPASSINGRLSPSGQTTPARGLRQPSTSPSTTARRPGIPSPKKVGIPRPSGMTTPTKRGIPVARSSFSGASSPRTRSVSPNQRSGNPTASMSSLPVTTYRKDLSFHDDSWKEGCF; encoded by the exons ATGGATGGATACGATGCTACACTTGATCCAGAATCTGAGGTGAAAAAACTACAGGAGTTAGTGAAAAAACTAGAACGCCAGAACGAAATCCTGCGGAATAAACAaactgataataatgtcaaCAATACGACGACcagacagcagcagcaggatCTGTCAATTCTGTCAGATTTCGAAAATCAGAACACCTCGTTGGATATCATCGACAAACAGATAATTAAACCGAAATATACGTTAAATAACGATTGTAAAAATGTGAAGCAGGATACGACGACCGACTCGACGTCGTTAGAATCGGTGGATTTGATCGATGTCGATTGCAGTTTTCAGAATGAAGATGATGAGGAAAATTG GTTGTATAAGTCACCAAAAGGACTGAGTCCATCGCAGAAATCGCAGACTCCGTACAAGTGGTTGCGGGAAGAATTCGAACATCCTAGTCCGGAGATCGAGACATGTCGCCGGTCGCTGGTGTATAAACTAGAAGAGGTTACACGTGGAAGAG TTTCACGGAGTTCAAGCAGTCATACGTTAGCGAGTTTGTCTTCACCGGTCAGCGCTCCGTATAATACACTCGGGGACAGTACCAATAcaccaaaaacaaatggaGTACCCATTATTAAGCAACCATTAGTTGCTGGATTAG GCCTAAGAAATG ATGGCGCTGGTGATACCGATGTCGACCTATCGCCAGATAGCATCTGGTCTGATATAG GTACCAGAGTAGATACGGGAACTTTTACTCGTTCGAAGAAAAGCCGGCCGCGTATATCGGACTATAACTACCCGGCGAATAACGTCGACTCGGTTTCTCCGTCTGATAACGGAAGCGATTCCGGCGACAAAAAACCGGAGACGACAATACTGGACGTGCAAACGCTCGCTAAAATGCAAGAAGAAA GTTTACGGCAAAGTTTTTCACCTATGGTCGGATCGAGAAAAT CTTCGCGATCGAAACTCGGTGGTGGAGGGTTCTATTTATCGAGTCAGAATGACGACGCGCAGTCCTCTCATAGCTCTAATCGTTCTAGTCCATGTAGGTTTGATT CCGATGTACACTACGTGCCTCAACACAGGAAGAATAGCATTAACAGCCGAACATCATCAAACAATTCGCTGAACAGTGGAAGCAATGAGAGTAGTCCGTCTGAGAGTCCGTACAGTAGTAATCAGTATTTAACGGAACCGCCTTCTATAG TTACTCCTCGTAGGAGTCTCCCGAACTTGAAATCCAGCGGATTGCGACCAAATTATAGTGACTCTAAACTATCGCATATGCGTCGAGCCACGTCTCCCGCGCAAAATCTTACACGACCCCTCGGCCAGACCGGTCGCAGGTCACCGGCTTCATCAATCAACGGACGCCTGTCGCCATCGGGGCAGACGACCCCGGCCCGCGGGCTTCGTCAGCCGAGCACGTCACCCTCGACTACAGCACGACGTCCAGGAATTCCCAGTCCAAAGAAAGTCGGAATTCCGCGTCCGTCTGGAATGACCACACCGACCAAACGAGGGATACCCGTCGCTCGAAG CAGTTTTTCTGGTGCGTCTAGTCCACGAACGCGGAGTGTATCGCCTAATCAACGTTCCGGAAATCCAACCGCTAGCAT GTCAAGTCTCCCGGTGACGACTTACCGAAAGGACTTGTCGTTTCATGATGACAGTTGGAAAGAAGGATGTTTTTAA